A window of Rattus norvegicus strain BN/NHsdMcwi chromosome 14, GRCr8, whole genome shotgun sequence contains these coding sequences:
- the Drg1 gene encoding developmentally-regulated GTP-binding protein 1 has product MSGTLAKIAEIEAEMARTQKNKATAHHLGLLKARLAKLRRELITPKGGGGGGPGEGFDVAKTGDARIGFVGFPSVGKSTLLSNLAGVYSEVAAYEFTTLTTVPGVIRYKGAKIQLLDLPGIIEGAKDGKGRGRQVIAVARTCNLILIVLDVLKPLGHKKIIENELEGFGIRLNSKPPNIGFKKKDKGGINLTATCPQSELDAETVKSILAEYKIHNADVTLRSDATADDLIDVVEGNRVYIPCIYVLNKIDQISIEELDIIYKVPHCVPISAHHRWNFDDLLEKIWDYLKLVRIYTKPKGQLPDYTSPVVLPYSRTTVEDFCMKIHKNLIKEFKYALVWGLSVKHNPQKVGKDHTLEDEDVIQIVKK; this is encoded by the exons atGGCTCGGACTCAAAAGAACAAAGCTACAGCACATCACCTTGGACTGCTTAAGGCTCGCCTTGCTAAGCTTCGAAGAGAGCTTATCACTCcaaaaggtggtggtggtggtgggccaGGAGAAG gTTTTGATGTGGCCAAGACAGGCGATGCTCGAATTGGGTTTGTGGGTTTTCCCTCTGTGGGGAAGTCAACTCTGCTAAGTAACTTAGCAGGAGTGTATTCTGAAGTGGCAGCCTACGAGTTCACTACTTTGACCACAGTACCTGGTGTCATCAGATACAAAGGGGCCAAGATCCAG CTCCTGGATCTCCCAGGTATCATTGAAGGTGCCAAGGATGGGAAAGGTAGAGGTCGTCAGGTCATTGCAG TGGCCCGAACGTGTAATTTGATCTTGATTGTTCTGGATGTCCTAAAACCCTTGGGGCACAAGAAGATAATTGAAAATGAGTTGGAAGGCTTTGGGATTCGTTTGAACAGCAAACCCCCCAACATTGGCTTTAAGAAGAAAGACAAGGGAGGCATTAATCTCACAGCCACT TGTCCTCAGAGTGAACTAGATGCTGAAACGGTGAAGAGCATtctggctgaatataaaattcatAATGCTGATGTAACTTTGCGTAGTGATGCCACAGCTGATGACCTCATCGACGTGGTTGAAGGAAACAG AGTTTATATTCCCTGTATCTATGTATTAAATAAGATTGATCAGATCTCCATTGAGGAGTTGGATATTATATATAAGGTGCCTCACTGTGTACCCATCTCTGCTCATCACCGCTGGAATTTTGATGACCTTTTGGAGAAGATCTGGGACTATCTGAAACTAGTGAGAAT TTACACTAAACCCAAAGGCCAGTTACCAGATTACACGTCTCCAGTAGTCCTGCCTTATTCTAGGACCACGGTGGAAGATTTCTGCATGAAGATTCACAAAAATCTGATCAAAGAATTTAAATA TGCTTTGGTCTGGGGTCTCTCTGTGAAACATAATCCTCAGAAAGTGGGTAAAGACCATACGTTGGAAGATGAAGATGTCATTCAGATCGTGAAGAAGTGA
- the Drg1 gene encoding developmentally-regulated GTP-binding protein 1 isoform X1: MSGTLAKIAEIEAEMARTQKNKATAHHLGLLKARLAKLRRELITPKGGGGGGPGEGFDVAKTGDARIGFVGFPSVGKSTLLSNLAGVYSEVAAYEFTTLTTVPGVIRYKGAKIQLLDLPGIIEGAKDGKGRGRQVIAVARTCNLILIVLDVLKPLGHKKIIENELEGFGIRLNSKPPNIGFKKKDKGGINLTATDGADIWNNISTN; the protein is encoded by the exons atGGCTCGGACTCAAAAGAACAAAGCTACAGCACATCACCTTGGACTGCTTAAGGCTCGCCTTGCTAAGCTTCGAAGAGAGCTTATCACTCcaaaaggtggtggtggtggtgggccaGGAGAAG gTTTTGATGTGGCCAAGACAGGCGATGCTCGAATTGGGTTTGTGGGTTTTCCCTCTGTGGGGAAGTCAACTCTGCTAAGTAACTTAGCAGGAGTGTATTCTGAAGTGGCAGCCTACGAGTTCACTACTTTGACCACAGTACCTGGTGTCATCAGATACAAAGGGGCCAAGATCCAG CTCCTGGATCTCCCAGGTATCATTGAAGGTGCCAAGGATGGGAAAGGTAGAGGTCGTCAGGTCATTGCAG TGGCCCGAACGTGTAATTTGATCTTGATTGTTCTGGATGTCCTAAAACCCTTGGGGCACAAGAAGATAATTGAAAATGAGTTGGAAGGCTTTGGGATTCGTTTGAACAGCAAACCCCCCAACATTGGCTTTAAGAAGAAAGACAAGGGAGGCATTAATCTCACAGCCACT GATGGTGCAGACATTTGGAACAATATTTCTACGAATTAG